The following are encoded together in the Raineyella sp. LH-20 genome:
- a CDS encoding FHA domain-containing protein — MVQDPRQAGAPEGAETIGTWRVTYAPGEWVVLAGPDALVVMPPAPARVEEFVTSVWESIVPAASIDDLVAQLGRAGVTDMPDMAALFWDAGSMHSLIRGRLRVVDTASGEVIASGEGVRTWSESGLGGVGSVRIEAVDGGPAPDALRLPLVVGAVRAHSLLVETSPDRLVAAPVAAPHVAGARPPADRPPVAEPVHGQVYDPMHPEHDEAAHLVAAPVPAPPVSAPPAAVPPVSAAPPVVGPDAATQVIGAAAAETTQLIGTPAPAPAMPVPPAAPSSAGAQDHAMQGAGGPSPVMALLRPITGAPVAVDRMVLIGRAPSPDRAGAGVVPKLMTVPSPSHDISRTHVKVEPVGRTVQVTDLHSTNGTVLITGPIGGDPSLAGQRHQLVPGEPVAVQPGWILDLGDGVTILIDRA; from the coding sequence ATGGTTCAGGACCCGCGGCAGGCCGGTGCCCCCGAGGGCGCCGAGACGATCGGCACCTGGCGCGTGACGTACGCGCCGGGGGAGTGGGTGGTGCTCGCCGGCCCCGATGCGCTGGTCGTGATGCCCCCGGCACCCGCGCGGGTGGAGGAGTTCGTCACCTCGGTCTGGGAGAGCATCGTCCCGGCCGCGTCGATCGACGACCTGGTGGCGCAGCTGGGTCGCGCCGGGGTCACCGACATGCCCGACATGGCCGCGTTGTTCTGGGATGCCGGGTCGATGCACAGCCTGATCCGCGGCCGGCTGCGGGTCGTCGACACCGCCTCGGGTGAGGTCATCGCCAGCGGGGAGGGCGTACGGACCTGGAGCGAGAGCGGGCTCGGCGGCGTGGGCTCCGTCCGTATCGAGGCCGTCGACGGGGGCCCGGCGCCCGACGCGCTCCGCCTGCCGCTGGTCGTCGGTGCGGTGCGCGCCCACTCGCTGCTGGTCGAGACCAGCCCCGACCGTCTCGTCGCCGCGCCCGTCGCGGCGCCCCATGTCGCCGGCGCCCGGCCGCCCGCCGACCGTCCGCCGGTGGCTGAGCCGGTCCACGGGCAGGTCTACGACCCGATGCATCCCGAGCACGACGAGGCCGCCCATCTCGTCGCTGCTCCGGTCCCGGCGCCTCCCGTCTCCGCCCCTCCGGCCGCTGTCCCGCCGGTCTCGGCAGCCCCGCCGGTCGTCGGCCCGGACGCCGCGACCCAGGTGATCGGCGCTGCCGCCGCGGAGACCACCCAGCTGATCGGCACGCCGGCCCCCGCACCTGCCATGCCGGTGCCCCCTGCCGCGCCGTCGTCCGCGGGCGCGCAGGACCATGCGATGCAGGGTGCCGGCGGCCCGTCGCCGGTGATGGCCCTGCTGCGCCCGATCACCGGTGCACCGGTCGCCGTCGACCGGATGGTGTTGATCGGCCGGGCGCCGAGCCCGGATCGCGCCGGCGCCGGCGTCGTGCCGAAGCTGATGACCGTCCCCAGCCCGTCGCACGACATCAGCCGTACGCACGTGAAGGTCGAGCCGGTGGGGCGTACGGTGCAGGTCACCGACCTGCACTCCACCAACGGCACCGTGCTGATCACCGGCCCGATCGGCGGGGACCCGTCGCTGGCCGGCCAGCGGCACCAGCTGGTCCCCGGTGAGCCGGTGGCGGTGCAGCCCGGATGGATCCTGGATCTCGGCGACGGTGTGACGATCCTGATCGACCGCGCCTGA
- a CDS encoding PP2C family protein-serine/threonine phosphatase: protein METLSYAARTDKGPVRPENQDAVLAEPPVFLVADGIGGQAGGGLASRAIVEEFQTLAGRELDVETVSAAVRAAHQRVLALHAEMPGAGSTLCAVVAVHVDGEDRWMVLNVGDSRCYLVHDDVHEDGTRRMVSQVTVDHSLVQELIDAGVLDPADAEGMPLRNVITRAMGSEQESEADVRWLPVVPGQRLMLCTDGLVNAVPMTEIEGVLIGRTETEPACQTLLDLALGYGARDNVSVVVVDVQDGR from the coding sequence GTGGAGACCCTGAGTTACGCCGCCCGCACCGACAAGGGGCCGGTGCGCCCGGAGAACCAGGACGCCGTCCTGGCGGAGCCGCCGGTGTTCCTCGTCGCCGACGGGATCGGCGGCCAGGCGGGCGGCGGACTCGCCAGCCGGGCCATCGTCGAGGAGTTCCAGACGCTGGCCGGTCGCGAGCTCGATGTCGAGACCGTGTCGGCCGCCGTACGCGCCGCCCACCAGCGGGTGCTCGCACTGCACGCCGAGATGCCGGGGGCGGGCAGCACGCTGTGCGCGGTCGTCGCCGTACATGTCGACGGCGAGGATCGGTGGATGGTGCTCAACGTCGGCGACTCCCGCTGCTACCTGGTGCACGACGACGTCCACGAGGACGGGACGCGGCGGATGGTGAGCCAGGTGACGGTCGATCACTCGCTGGTGCAGGAGCTGATCGATGCCGGCGTCCTCGACCCGGCCGACGCCGAGGGGATGCCACTGCGCAACGTCATCACCCGGGCGATGGGTTCGGAGCAGGAGTCGGAGGCGGACGTACGGTGGCTGCCGGTGGTGCCCGGACAGCGGCTGATGCTCTGCACCGACGGACTCGTGAACGCCGTCCCGATGACCGAGATCGAGGGCGTGCTGATCGGCCGGACCGAGACCGAACCGGCCTGTCAGACTCTGCTTGATCTGGCGTTGGGTTACGGTGCACGTGACAATGTGTCGGTAGTTGTTGTCGATGTACAGGATGGGCGTTGA